One genomic region from uncultured Cohaesibacter sp. encodes:
- a CDS encoding tripartite tricarboxylate transporter TctB family protein, with translation MSTVSEPKSDMWIGSGLLIFCAISAWLTLDIKSGMSSSVAGPSMVPWLMIGGTALLSLLLIFRAKAQSKGEEAKTISMPDAHTLLIMLAFVLLLVAYAIAFYPIGYIPATLVTFFVGLWLLGERRWLVFALFPVIMTLAVYYGFTELLSVWLP, from the coding sequence ATGTCGACAGTATCGGAACCCAAAAGCGATATGTGGATTGGCAGTGGTTTGCTGATCTTCTGCGCTATCTCAGCCTGGCTAACGCTTGACATCAAAAGCGGCATGAGCAGTTCAGTTGCCGGCCCATCCATGGTCCCATGGCTCATGATTGGCGGTACCGCGCTCTTATCTCTTCTTTTGATTTTTCGCGCCAAAGCTCAGTCAAAAGGTGAAGAAGCCAAGACCATTTCCATGCCTGATGCGCACACTTTGCTCATCATGCTGGCTTTCGTGCTCCTTCTGGTCGCCTATGCAATCGCATTTTATCCAATCGGCTACATACCAGCCACACTCGTGACCTTCTTCGTTGGTCTCTGGTTGCTTGGTGAAAGACGCTGGCTCGTCTTTGCCCTGTTCCCGGTGATCATGACCCTCGCAGTCTATTATGGCTTTACAGAACTTCTGTCGGTCTGGCTGCCATAA
- a CDS encoding tripartite tricarboxylate transporter substrate binding protein yields the protein MKKSLLTLSVAVAAVMAAGTVSAADFPARPIQVIVPYSAGGSTDLSLRVFADVFEKNFEDKQMVIRNQPGGGGAIGTSAAVHGRPDGYTLGAAAQGPIAIKPHIGGADYEVDDFNFVGLFARSLQVMVACKDAPFTDFDSFVDYAKSKKPQVGNSGAGGANQVSAEAFAEAAGIKIESIPFQGSSKARTACIGGHIDAMVASPAEAKAAADAGQMTPLFVMEDKRIDLFPDTPTAVEKGVDFTWSSWKGLIAPKNVDADALAWLRDAVKTVATDPAFVQKMTDMGEFVTYEDAETFEKRVHNDSDVAKKVLEDLGMLGMNK from the coding sequence ATGAAAAAATCTCTACTCACCCTTTCCGTCGCAGTTGCCGCAGTCATGGCCGCTGGTACAGTCTCCGCAGCAGATTTCCCGGCACGTCCTATTCAGGTCATTGTCCCTTACTCCGCAGGTGGCTCTACCGACCTTTCTCTGCGTGTCTTCGCTGACGTGTTCGAAAAGAACTTCGAAGACAAACAGATGGTTATCCGTAACCAGCCAGGTGGCGGCGGTGCTATCGGCACATCTGCCGCCGTTCATGGTCGTCCTGATGGTTACACCCTCGGCGCTGCTGCTCAGGGTCCGATCGCCATCAAACCGCACATCGGCGGCGCTGATTATGAAGTAGACGACTTTAACTTTGTTGGTCTGTTTGCTCGCTCCCTGCAGGTAATGGTTGCTTGTAAAGACGCACCATTCACCGATTTTGACAGCTTCGTTGACTATGCCAAATCCAAGAAGCCACAAGTCGGCAACTCCGGTGCTGGCGGCGCCAACCAGGTCTCCGCAGAAGCATTCGCTGAAGCAGCCGGCATCAAGATCGAGTCCATTCCGTTCCAGGGCTCTTCCAAGGCGCGCACGGCCTGCATCGGCGGTCATATCGACGCCATGGTTGCCTCTCCTGCAGAAGCCAAAGCTGCTGCTGACGCTGGCCAGATGACGCCTCTGTTCGTCATGGAAGACAAGCGCATTGACCTGTTCCCGGACACCCCGACGGCAGTCGAAAAGGGCGTTGACTTCACCTGGTCTTCCTGGAAAGGCCTGATCGCTCCGAAGAATGTAGATGCCGATGCTCTGGCATGGCTGCGCGACGCGGTTAAAACCGTCGCAACTGATCCTGCATTTGTTCAGAAAATGACCGACATGGGCGAATTCGTAACTTATGAAGACGCTGAAACCTTCGAAAAGCGCGTTCACAACGACAGTGACGTTGCAAAGAAGGTTCTCGAAGACCTCGGCATGCTGGGCATGAACAAGTAA
- a CDS encoding tripartite tricarboxylate transporter permease, giving the protein MDTLSYLAPLLDFEVLWTIALGTLGGLVIGALPGLTATMGVALLIPLTFSMTPVMGLNMLIGIYIGGIYGGCVSSILLRTPGTPASAATVLDGYPLAQKGQAGKALGMATIASTVGGLIAAVVLATLAPQLASVALEFGAPEYFALALFGLTIIASLSGDLVKGAISGLLGILIACVGADPISGVMRYTFGINGFASGFAFTPALIGLFALSEVFTQLERLSTKDDSIITDVTGRWPTMQEMKESASALIRGSLIGTFIGIVPGTGSGTASWISYNEARRSSKTPEKFGTGHVPGVAATESANNAVCASALIPLLALGVPGDVVTAVLMGGLMIQGLAPGPMLFQTNPDVVVGIFGGTFIATIFMFIFGMALIPLFSKILMVPRRMLTISIVIFCFIGSFSINLNQVDLLTMVGFGVLGWGMQKFGFSQAALCIALILGPMMESNLRRGLLQTGDNVIDFISGPITLLFIGLTILSLGWPFISKAIANSKNSKQATNPTE; this is encoded by the coding sequence ATGGACACGCTCTCCTATCTCGCACCCCTACTTGACTTCGAAGTACTCTGGACGATTGCTCTGGGCACTTTGGGCGGGCTGGTAATCGGCGCCCTGCCTGGCCTGACTGCCACAATGGGTGTTGCCCTGCTCATTCCTCTTACCTTCAGCATGACGCCCGTCATGGGCCTGAACATGTTGATCGGCATCTATATTGGCGGTATCTATGGTGGGTGTGTTTCGTCCATTCTCCTTAGAACACCCGGCACACCAGCCTCTGCGGCCACCGTTCTTGATGGCTATCCTCTTGCTCAAAAAGGGCAGGCGGGTAAAGCCCTCGGAATGGCAACCATCGCCTCTACCGTTGGCGGCCTCATCGCAGCCGTCGTGCTCGCCACGCTTGCCCCGCAGCTTGCCAGCGTAGCTTTGGAATTCGGCGCTCCGGAATATTTCGCCCTCGCTCTTTTCGGCCTGACCATCATTGCATCGCTTTCTGGCGATCTGGTAAAAGGTGCGATTTCGGGCCTGCTAGGCATTCTGATCGCCTGTGTGGGTGCAGACCCGATTTCCGGCGTCATGCGCTACACCTTCGGCATCAACGGCTTTGCCTCAGGCTTTGCCTTTACGCCAGCCCTGATCGGCTTGTTCGCTCTGTCTGAAGTCTTTACCCAGCTCGAACGCCTGTCCACCAAGGACGATTCAATCATCACCGATGTGACTGGCCGTTGGCCGACAATGCAGGAAATGAAGGAAAGCGCCTCGGCTCTGATCCGTGGTTCCCTGATCGGTACCTTTATCGGTATCGTACCGGGCACAGGTTCGGGCACAGCCTCCTGGATTTCCTATAACGAAGCCCGTCGTTCTTCGAAAACACCTGAGAAATTCGGCACCGGTCACGTCCCCGGCGTTGCCGCAACCGAAAGCGCCAACAACGCGGTTTGTGCCTCGGCTCTTATCCCGCTGCTTGCTCTTGGCGTTCCCGGCGATGTTGTGACTGCCGTTCTCATGGGCGGCCTGATGATCCAGGGTCTGGCCCCCGGACCAATGCTTTTCCAGACCAACCCCGATGTGGTCGTCGGCATCTTCGGCGGCACCTTCATCGCAACGATCTTCATGTTCATCTTCGGCATGGCGCTTATCCCGCTCTTCTCGAAGATCCTGATGGTTCCACGCAGAATGCTCACGATCTCCATCGTTATCTTCTGCTTTATCGGTTCCTTCTCGATCAACCTGAACCAGGTCGACTTGCTGACGATGGTAGGCTTCGGGGTACTGGGCTGGGGCATGCAGAAATTTGGCTTTAGCCAGGCTGCCCTATGTATCGCTCTTATCCTCGGCCCGATGATGGAATCAAACTTGCGCCGCGGTCTTCTTCAGACCGGTGACAATGTCATTGACTTCATCTCCGGCCCAATCACCCTTCTGTTCATTGGCCTCACAATCCTGTCACTTGGCTGGCCATTCATTTCTAAGGCTATTGCGAATTCCAAGAATTCCAAGCAAGCCACAAACCCAACGGAGTAA
- a CDS encoding dihydrodipicolinate synthase family protein — MTKEAYVALVTCFNEDETLNYEATRAQVRRQIEAGNNILCAGTNGDFSALTYDEKVKLTEEVVSEAKGKCKVIVNAGMPATFETVKLAKEFDSIGVDGIAVIAPFFIACTQDGLERHYLTVADAVNTPIYLYDIPARTQNHIEPETARKLSSHPNIVGIKDSGGQQETLEAYMQVGKEVEGFDVYSGPDHLVLWALQNGAAGCISGLGNVMPEVLAKIVSCFNAGDEAGAAAAQEIYGNFRKDLYGLGFPPAMVKRALWVMDHSVGASRQPALLPDPEQDKQVEALLKKYELIK; from the coding sequence ATGACCAAAGAGGCATATGTTGCACTCGTCACATGCTTTAACGAAGACGAGACACTCAATTACGAAGCAACCCGCGCCCAGGTACGTCGGCAGATCGAAGCAGGAAACAACATCCTGTGTGCAGGTACAAACGGCGATTTCTCAGCCCTTACCTATGATGAAAAGGTAAAGCTGACGGAAGAAGTGGTTTCCGAAGCAAAAGGCAAATGCAAGGTCATCGTCAATGCCGGCATGCCTGCTACCTTCGAAACGGTAAAACTCGCAAAAGAGTTCGACAGCATTGGTGTTGATGGCATTGCAGTGATCGCTCCCTTCTTCATCGCCTGCACTCAGGATGGATTGGAACGCCACTATCTGACCGTTGCTGATGCCGTAAATACTCCGATCTATCTCTACGATATTCCGGCACGTACCCAGAACCATATCGAGCCTGAAACAGCTCGCAAGCTTTCGTCCCATCCGAACATTGTCGGCATCAAGGATTCCGGCGGTCAGCAGGAAACGCTGGAAGCATACATGCAGGTTGGCAAGGAAGTGGAAGGCTTTGACGTCTATTCCGGTCCTGACCACCTCGTTCTTTGGGCGCTGCAGAACGGCGCTGCAGGCTGCATCTCCGGCCTCGGCAACGTGATGCCTGAAGTGCTTGCTAAAATCGTGTCCTGCTTCAATGCTGGCGACGAAGCTGGCGCTGCAGCAGCACAGGAAATCTACGGCAACTTCCGTAAAGACCTCTATGGCCTCGGCTTTCCTCCAGCCATGGTGAAACGTGCCCTGTGGGTCATGGATCACTCTGTTGGTGCATCCCGTCAGCCAGCCCTTCTGCCAGATCCTGAGCAGGACAAACAGGTTGAAGCCCTTCTCAAGAAATATGAGCTGATCAAATAA
- a CDS encoding phosphoglycerate dehydrogenase — MVKVLTTSPGFGKHGRVPDEIAAHGWDLVRCDDTSKPDGGVSEQIADADILVVGLVPVTADTLVGAKNLKAVIKHGVGVDNIDIPACTAKNMPVCNTPAANADAVAELAVGFMYAMARFIPQGHVCVTGGKWERRVGTQLGGKTLGIVGLGNIGKRLAKLAIGVGMKVVATDPYADMAFAKENSIEILSLEDLLGKSDYVSLHIFGGKDNAALINPDTIAKMKPGAKLINLARGEVVDLDAIAAALDSGQLGGVAIDAYVTEPPETSHPVFSHPNAIFTPHSGADTKEAVENVGLMVVEDIATIMEGGMPKRCLNAGDLK; from the coding sequence ATGGTTAAGGTACTCACCACTTCACCCGGCTTTGGCAAACATGGCCGGGTGCCAGATGAAATCGCGGCTCACGGGTGGGATCTCGTGCGCTGTGATGACACCTCCAAACCGGACGGCGGTGTTTCCGAACAGATCGCAGATGCAGACATCCTTGTTGTCGGTCTGGTTCCTGTCACTGCGGATACACTGGTCGGCGCGAAGAATCTCAAGGCCGTCATCAAGCATGGGGTAGGGGTCGACAATATCGACATTCCAGCCTGCACCGCCAAAAACATGCCGGTTTGCAACACGCCTGCCGCAAACGCAGACGCTGTTGCAGAGCTCGCAGTCGGCTTCATGTATGCCATGGCCCGCTTCATCCCGCAGGGGCATGTTTGCGTAACCGGTGGCAAATGGGAACGCCGCGTTGGCACTCAGCTTGGCGGCAAGACCCTGGGCATCGTAGGCCTCGGCAACATCGGCAAACGCCTTGCCAAACTGGCCATCGGCGTTGGCATGAAGGTTGTTGCAACCGATCCTTATGCTGACATGGCTTTCGCCAAAGAGAACAGCATCGAGATCCTGTCTCTTGAAGACCTGCTGGGCAAATCCGATTATGTGTCCCTTCATATCTTCGGCGGCAAGGACAATGCAGCACTGATCAACCCTGATACCATCGCCAAGATGAAACCGGGCGCAAAACTGATCAACCTTGCCCGCGGTGAAGTTGTCGATCTGGACGCCATTGCTGCGGCTCTGGATAGCGGCCAACTTGGCGGTGTTGCGATTGATGCCTATGTCACGGAACCACCTGAAACCTCTCATCCGGTCTTTAGCCACCCCAATGCGATCTTTACTCCGCATTCCGGTGCCGACACCAAGGAAGCGGTTGAGAATGTTGGCCTGATGGTCGTTGAAGACATTGCCACCATCATGGAAGGCGGCATGCCGAAGCGTTGCCTCAATGCCGGCGACCTGAAATAG
- the pdxA gene encoding 4-hydroxythreonine-4-phosphate dehydrogenase PdxA — translation MSNSPVVITMGDPSGVGAEVTVKAMAALSAEQRAQYAVIGDMDTLERAIAVSKVDLPLHAHGTVGQEGSLAVIHLPIEGLPGEFGVLSPACGEASFQYIKKAVDMVQAGEAACIVTAPINKAALNAAGHHYDGHTGMLAHLTGSKSSFMLLASKTLNVLHISTHVSLKTAIERSTPERVLDTIRMGHKHFKRMGYDNPRIAVAGINPHCGEGGLFGDEDDEHTLPGVEMAQKEGINVVGPVPADTVYHRAHNGAFDLVIAQYHDQGHIPIKIIAFDSAVNVSLGLPIDRCSVDHGTAFDIAGTGKANHVNMLSTLDYASKLAATRDKR, via the coding sequence ATGTCTAACAGCCCGGTAGTCATCACCATGGGCGATCCTTCCGGCGTAGGCGCGGAAGTGACTGTAAAAGCCATGGCAGCGCTTTCTGCCGAACAGAGAGCCCAGTATGCTGTTATCGGCGACATGGACACGCTGGAACGCGCAATCGCGGTGAGCAAAGTAGACCTGCCATTGCATGCGCATGGCACTGTGGGTCAGGAAGGGTCTCTGGCCGTCATCCATCTGCCAATCGAAGGACTGCCCGGCGAATTCGGCGTTCTGTCACCGGCCTGTGGCGAAGCTTCCTTCCAGTATATCAAGAAGGCTGTTGACATGGTGCAAGCTGGCGAAGCTGCCTGCATTGTGACCGCACCGATCAACAAGGCCGCTCTCAACGCTGCTGGCCATCACTATGATGGTCATACCGGAATGCTGGCCCATCTGACCGGCTCGAAAAGCTCCTTCATGTTGCTGGCGTCCAAAACACTGAACGTTCTGCACATCTCCACCCATGTGTCTCTCAAAACCGCCATCGAGCGCTCTACGCCCGAACGCGTGCTTGACACCATCCGCATGGGCCACAAGCACTTCAAGCGGATGGGATATGATAATCCGCGTATTGCCGTTGCAGGCATCAACCCCCATTGCGGGGAAGGTGGTCTCTTCGGTGATGAAGATGATGAGCATACCTTGCCCGGCGTTGAAATGGCGCAGAAAGAAGGCATCAATGTTGTCGGACCAGTTCCGGCCGATACCGTCTATCACCGCGCACATAACGGCGCCTTTGACCTCGTCATTGCGCAATATCACGATCAGGGCCATATCCCGATCAAGATCATTGCCTTTGATTCAGCGGTCAATGTTTCGCTCGGTTTGCCAATTGATCGCTGCTCCGTAGACCACGGAACGGCCTTCGACATCGCGGGTACCGGCAAGGCAAATCACGTCAATATGCTGAGCACCCTCGATTACGCAAGCAAGCTTGCGGCAACCAGGGACAAACGGTGA
- a CDS encoding FadR/GntR family transcriptional regulator, with protein MADKVYHTLFSRISNGDYQVNQRMPSEHHLSEELGVSRPVLRSALEKLRKEGMIYARQGAGNFVRAPSVSPVGFARVETLADIQRCYEFRLNLETTSAVLAAERHNKAILTDMEEALEMMRTATGSLVHREDADFAFHIAIAKASNNHYFETAMRALREHIYVGMQMHGQSLLNEGGKALYHVFEEHDEIYQAIKNHDSQLASSLMRAHLEHSRDRLFGGGLIDLTMPDQ; from the coding sequence TTGGCTGACAAGGTGTATCACACCCTGTTTAGTCGGATTTCAAATGGCGACTATCAAGTCAATCAACGCATGCCGTCGGAGCATCATTTGTCTGAAGAACTCGGTGTCTCCAGACCGGTGCTGCGTAGTGCTCTTGAAAAGCTTCGCAAGGAAGGCATGATCTATGCCCGGCAAGGCGCAGGTAATTTCGTGCGCGCGCCTTCTGTTTCTCCGGTTGGCTTTGCGCGGGTGGAAACGCTTGCCGACATCCAGAGATGCTATGAGTTCAGACTGAATCTGGAAACGACCTCGGCCGTTCTGGCGGCAGAACGGCACAACAAGGCCATTCTTACCGATATGGAAGAAGCTTTGGAAATGATGCGAACAGCAACCGGCAGTCTGGTTCACAGGGAAGATGCCGACTTTGCTTTCCATATCGCTATCGCCAAAGCCTCAAACAACCATTATTTCGAAACGGCGATGCGTGCTTTGCGCGAACATATCTATGTGGGCATGCAGATGCATGGGCAATCCCTGCTTAATGAGGGTGGCAAGGCGCTTTATCATGTGTTTGAAGAGCATGATGAAATCTATCAGGCCATCAAGAACCATGATAGCCAGCTGGCTTCTTCCCTGATGCGTGCTCACCTCGAGCATTCGCGAGATCGTCTGTTTGGTGGTGGCCTTATTGATCTGACAATGCCGGATCAGTAA
- a CDS encoding four-carbon acid sugar kinase family protein, translating to MPKNSGASRLANLSTEFALCIGLIKCTVGLTLRTCYIFQIKYAAYYVEFKINKYMGLDVKLVIVADDLTGALDSSVAFADRGLKVLCALSVSELHAAMSEGADVVAVSTGSREISQEDAVSRVKQVLSMIRSHEGAHSLRIFKKVDSRLKGHVAAEIKALGFASDQTLICPAIPRLGRFVEKGLLVGEGVDTPIAVTDIADLPVTCGIDAATQQDIEAAISGFADDGLFVGAAGLAEALASKIAPDPRTDAMPAPEAPALFAIGSRDPVTLAQLGTFNIVGAPNGVVPEPAALREDVKVIQMTPGETVISGQEAGDLFADGISKWIAQTKTRTFLGCGGESAAAICARLNIGILQVLGEVLPGLPMSKSIGSGDHLYIITKSGGFGSKDTLVNLASKLVKDRMN from the coding sequence TTGCCAAAAAACAGTGGCGCTTCAAGACTTGCTAATTTGTCAACTGAATTTGCTCTTTGCATAGGCTTGATTAAATGCACTGTTGGATTAACATTAAGAACATGCTATATTTTTCAAATCAAGTATGCTGCGTATTACGTGGAATTCAAAATTAACAAATATATGGGTCTAGACGTGAAGTTAGTTATCGTTGCTGACGATTTGACAGGGGCGCTTGATAGTTCTGTTGCCTTTGCGGATCGTGGCCTGAAAGTTCTCTGTGCCTTGTCTGTTTCCGAGTTGCATGCGGCTATGTCCGAGGGGGCCGATGTTGTTGCCGTGTCCACGGGTTCCAGAGAAATTTCTCAGGAAGATGCTGTTTCTCGTGTGAAACAGGTATTGTCGATGATCCGATCCCACGAAGGTGCGCACTCACTTCGCATTTTCAAAAAGGTCGACAGTCGCCTCAAAGGGCACGTGGCCGCTGAGATCAAGGCGCTGGGATTTGCAAGTGATCAGACACTGATTTGTCCGGCTATTCCACGTCTTGGGCGCTTTGTCGAAAAGGGGCTTCTGGTTGGCGAAGGTGTTGATACCCCTATCGCGGTAACTGACATCGCAGATTTACCGGTAACATGCGGTATTGATGCTGCTACGCAACAAGACATTGAGGCTGCCATTTCAGGATTTGCGGATGATGGACTGTTTGTTGGTGCAGCTGGCCTTGCCGAAGCGTTGGCGAGTAAAATTGCGCCTGATCCAAGGACGGACGCTATGCCTGCGCCTGAGGCCCCTGCCCTGTTTGCCATAGGGTCACGCGATCCTGTAACACTGGCCCAGCTTGGCACATTCAACATTGTCGGGGCGCCAAACGGGGTTGTGCCAGAGCCTGCTGCATTGCGGGAGGATGTAAAGGTCATCCAGATGACGCCCGGTGAAACTGTTATCTCGGGTCAGGAAGCCGGAGATCTGTTTGCCGACGGTATTTCTAAATGGATTGCGCAAACAAAAACCCGCACATTCCTAGGATGTGGGGGAGAAAGTGCCGCAGCTATTTGCGCGCGCTTGAATATCGGAATCTTACAAGTTCTTGGTGAGGTGCTGCCAGGCCTGCCCATGTCGAAATCCATAGGAAGCGGCGATCACTTGTATATCATAACGAAATCCGGTGGCTTTGGGTCTAAGGACACACTTGTAAATTTGGCGTCAAAGCTAGTAAAAGACAGAATGAATTAA
- a CDS encoding Calx-beta domain-containing protein: MPDPIISIASLSRTEGFPFLFTATLSEASTSEVSVDWSMLQDGSARIQDDVSISSGTLTFAAGETEKTIYIFSQSDSIDEADENFTVVLTNPVNATLEGGENRLTATGIIEDNDGSGSDLALFVSDPIIHEGDSGTKQAVFEIRLSEAPTSSISLSYQTVDGSAVAGVDYTAKSGTVTFQAGQTVATIEVDISGDTTTEGDEFFNLVVTPNSSIANSVEDSTGTAYLLDDDAGSGNQPVISLAGGVMEEAGYQTYLYFTVTLSEPSSDTVTVRATTREDGSATALSDYYTKYDTITFEPGETEQKVVISILADSDVENYENFSVVLYEPTNAVLAGGEDSISATGIIQDDDGSATDVSLFVSDPVVSEGTTSGKQVFFELQLSQPSSSDITLSYSTANGTATAGQDYVAKSGTVTFLAGQTVASVGVTLLNDTVSEGDETFSLIVTPNGSIANGSADSTGIATIQNTDVTNQTIRGDAANNSLSGGAGNDTIFGYAGNDTIVGGAGNDRIYGGAGLDTMSGNAGNDIYYVNAYGDKINEQPGEGTDRVFSSSNYNLKANSQYIEHLTLSGNANINGTGNMQANIMNGNMGNNRLNGLAGNDTLYGKGGADTLIGDVGNDVLYGHNGYDTLHGNQGNDRLFGGNGNDVLYGGNGNDTLFGGAHNDRLYGGAGLDTMSGNGGNDTYYVDAYNDKINELAGQGIDRVFSTSSYNLKANSQYIEHLTLSGNANINGTGNMQANIMNGNMGNNRFNGLAGNDTLNGKGGNDTLNGGTGFDRLNGQLGNDRLNGNQGNDILNGGNGNDILNGGLGNDQLYAGAGADRLIGSAGADKMYAGNDNAVDTFVFNNINDSRAGAAQHDMIYLFESREDQIDLSGIDANLSAAGNDSFQFSSAGASGNAVWVQTSGSNTMLYADNNGDAVADFEIELVNLTSLDSSDITL, encoded by the coding sequence ATGCCGGATCCCATTATTTCCATTGCCAGTCTGTCCCGCACAGAAGGATTTCCTTTTCTTTTTACCGCCACCCTATCTGAAGCATCGACTTCGGAAGTATCCGTCGATTGGAGCATGCTACAGGATGGTAGCGCCCGCATTCAGGACGACGTGAGTATCAGCTCTGGCACTTTGACGTTTGCCGCAGGCGAAACTGAAAAGACGATCTATATTTTCTCTCAAAGCGACTCTATCGACGAGGCAGACGAAAACTTTACCGTCGTCCTGACCAATCCTGTCAATGCTACGCTGGAAGGCGGAGAAAATCGCCTGACGGCCACCGGCATTATCGAGGATAATGATGGCAGCGGATCCGATCTTGCTCTGTTTGTCTCCGACCCGATCATCCATGAAGGGGATAGCGGGACCAAGCAAGCCGTCTTCGAGATCCGTCTTTCCGAGGCACCCACGTCGAGTATTTCTCTGTCCTATCAGACCGTTGATGGCTCGGCTGTCGCAGGCGTTGACTATACCGCCAAAAGCGGAACGGTAACCTTCCAAGCTGGCCAGACCGTCGCCACCATTGAAGTTGATATATCAGGCGACACCACCACCGAAGGGGATGAGTTTTTCAACCTTGTTGTCACGCCAAACTCTAGCATCGCAAATTCTGTCGAGGATTCCACAGGTACTGCCTATCTGCTCGATGACGATGCAGGGTCGGGAAACCAGCCCGTCATTTCCCTTGCCGGCGGAGTGATGGAAGAAGCAGGCTACCAGACCTATCTCTATTTTACGGTTACGCTTTCCGAGCCATCCAGCGACACAGTTACCGTCAGAGCAACAACACGCGAAGACGGCAGCGCTACGGCATTGAGCGATTATTACACCAAGTATGACACGATCACGTTCGAACCCGGAGAAACCGAGCAAAAGGTAGTCATCTCCATTCTGGCGGATTCGGACGTTGAAAATTATGAGAATTTCTCGGTCGTTCTGTATGAGCCAACAAACGCCGTTTTGGCTGGCGGCGAAGATAGTATTTCTGCCACAGGTATCATTCAAGATGACGACGGCAGCGCGACCGACGTCTCTTTGTTTGTTTCCGATCCGGTCGTTAGTGAAGGCACGACCAGCGGCAAGCAGGTGTTTTTCGAACTGCAACTTTCCCAGCCATCCAGCTCGGATATTACACTCAGTTACAGCACGGCAAACGGGACTGCTACGGCTGGACAGGATTATGTTGCTAAAAGCGGAACGGTCACCTTTCTTGCAGGCCAGACTGTCGCGTCAGTTGGCGTCACGCTCCTTAATGACACGGTCAGTGAGGGAGATGAAACCTTCTCCCTCATCGTTACGCCCAATGGCAGCATTGCCAATGGAAGCGCGGATTCCACTGGCATTGCAACCATTCAGAATACGGATGTAACGAACCAGACCATCCGCGGCGATGCGGCAAACAATAGCCTGTCTGGCGGCGCGGGAAATGACACTATCTTCGGTTATGCAGGCAATGACACGATTGTTGGAGGTGCGGGCAACGACCGAATTTATGGAGGTGCCGGTCTGGACACCATGTCAGGCAATGCGGGCAATGACATCTATTACGTCAACGCCTATGGCGACAAGATCAACGAACAGCCCGGAGAAGGCACCGACCGTGTCTTCAGTTCATCCAACTACAATCTCAAAGCAAACAGCCAATATATCGAGCATCTGACCCTGTCGGGTAACGCCAATATCAACGGCACCGGCAACATGCAAGCCAACATCATGAATGGCAACATGGGTAACAACCGCCTCAACGGCCTCGCCGGAAATGATACCCTCTACGGCAAGGGTGGCGCCGACACCCTGATTGGAGACGTAGGCAATGATGTGCTTTATGGCCACAACGGGTATGACACCCTTCACGGCAATCAGGGCAATGACCGCCTGTTTGGTGGCAATGGCAACGATGTGCTTTACGGCGGAAACGGCAACGATACGCTGTTTGGAGGTGCCCATAATGACCGCCTCTACGGTGGTGCAGGCTTGGACACGATGTCGGGCAATGGTGGTAACGACACCTATTATGTCGACGCCTATAACGACAAGATCAACGAACTCGCCGGGCAGGGCATCGACCGTGTCTTCAGCACATCCAGCTACAATCTCAAGGCCAACAGTCAGTATATCGAGCATCTGACCCTGTCGGGCAACGCCAACATCAACGGCACCGGCAACATGCAAGCCAACATCATGAATGGCAACATGGGCAACAACCGCTTTAATGGCCTTGCCGGAAATGATACGTTGAATGGCAAGGGAGGAAACGACACTCTTAATGGCGGCACCGGTTTTGACCGTCTCAACGGGCAACTAGGCAATGATCGTCTCAATGGCAATCAGGGCAACGACATACTCAATGGTGGAAATGGCAACGACATCCTCAACGGGGGCCTGGGCAACGATCAGCTCTATGCGGGCGCGGGTGCTGACAGACTGATAGGCTCCGCCGGAGCCGACAAAATGTATGCAGGCAATGACAATGCCGTTGATACCTTTGTCTTCAACAACATCAATGATAGCCGGGCGGGAGCAGCCCAGCATGACATGATCTACCTGTTCGAAAGCCGGGAGGATCAAATTGATCTCTCCGGCATCGATGCCAACCTGTCAGCGGCAGGAAATGATAGCTTCCAATTTTCTAGTGCAGGAGCCAGCGGCAATGCAGTCTGGGTCCAGACCTCTGGTTCGAACACCATGCTTTACGCTGACAATAACGGTGATGCCGTTGCCGACTTCGAAATTGAGCTGGTCAATCTGACCTCACTCGATAGCTCGGATATTACATTGTAA